The sequence AGTTGCTCGGGCATGGTGAAGATTGCGCGGGTGATGGCGTCGCGCACGGCTTCAGCGCCATGTCCGGCGAGTGCAGATCCTTTCACCCCAGCTTCCCGTTCCTGGTCCGTCATACGCGGCAGATGCAACAGGATGGTAAAACGGGTCGTACGCTCCACCAGGGTGCCGATCGCGGAGCTTCCCAGACCCATAATGAGGTCACCTTCCCAGTGGCCCGGCACCGCGCGATCAGCGGCCTCCGCCGGACGCTGACTGATCATGATCTCGGAAGGAATGAAGCTTCGGCCTTTACGGACGCGCGCTCTCGGCATCCGCAATGCCCGCCCGGTGCGCAAGCAGGCCGTCAGTTCGCGGCGCAAAGCTCCTCGACCCTGCACATAAAGCGCCTGATAGATCGCCTCGTGACTGATGCGCATCGCCTCATCCTCGGGAAAGTCGAGCCGAAGTCGCCGAGAAATCTGTTCGGGGCTCCATGCCCTCGCCCAGCGTCGGTTTTGCCGATGCACAGCCCGGCGTCCCTTCCACACGACCTTCGGGCCAACGAGGAGTTCCCCGTCCGGCTTGGCGATCATACCGGCAAGCCTGTCCTGCACATAATCCCGCAGGGCCGGATTGACGGCCAACTTCGCCAACTTGGGCCGTCGGGCAGACCGATCAGCGTGCCATTGTGCTGTGGTCGCTCGGTACTCTGGAGCACCGTGGCGGCGCGCCACATTGCGCCGGAGTTCACGAGAGATCGTGCATGGAGGCCGATCGAGCCGACGAGCGATGGCTCGCACCCCATGACCCTGTGCACGCAGGATGGCAATCTCCTCACGTTCCGCGAACGAGAGGTAGCGCTCCGATGCAGGCTTGGACGACCGCGATAAATGTGTTGGCGGCATACCGCCTGCCCTCCGGAACCAGCGTACTCCGATCGCCGGCGACACCCCGGCCTCAACCGCAGCATCCTCGCTCGATCGTCCCGAAGCAATCGCAGC comes from Bradyrhizobium diazoefficiens and encodes:
- a CDS encoding IS30 family transposase; translation: MENYVRSGRPREALRRHYRPFWAAIASGRSSEDAAVEAGVSPAIGVRWFRRAGGMPPTHLSRSSKPASERYLSFAEREEIAILRAQGHGVRAIARRLDRPPCTISRELRRNVARRHGAPEYRATTAQWHADRSARRPKLAKLAVNPALRDYVQDRLAGMIAKPDGELLVGPKVVWKGRRAVHRQNRRWARAWSPEQISRRLRLDFPEDEAMRISHEAIYQALYVQGRGALRRELTACLRTGRALRMPRARVRKGRSFIPSEIMISQRPAEAADRAVPGHWEGDLIMGLGSSAIGTLVERTTRFTILLHLPRMTDQEREAGVKGSALAGHGAEAVRDAITRAIFTMPEQLRRSLTWDQGAELAQHARLRIDAGVQVYFCDPHSPWQRGTNENTNGLLRQYFPKGTDLSMHNADDLEGVALALNTRPRKTLGWKTPAETLDQLLRVSDTQRVATSD